A region from the uncultured Draconibacterium sp. genome encodes:
- a CDS encoding glycoside hydrolase family 95 protein codes for MNKLCSFGLLFLFLMLFACQKTTSNKKPLDTSLVLWYNNPANDWTEALPVGNGRLGAMVYGNTSDELIQFNEETLWTGQPHDYAHEGASKYFAKLRELLWAGKQDEAEELGNAEFMSQPLGQLNYQPFGNILLSFPNHENSSNYTRKLNLEDAITSVSYTVNEVAYKREIFASNPDQAIIVHLEASESEALEFSVGLNSPHSDFEISTEDNTVVLKGKANNYPKEKIRAGGNYPESKIRFEACLKIVAEGAQITQENNKLKVENASNATLILVGATNFVNYQDISADPSERCNNYLKALDGKSYHTLKEAHLADYKNLFSRVHIDLGSGELSNRPTNERLATFSEDNDPSLVALLFQYGRYLLISSSREGTQPANLQGIWNAELAPSWDSKYTININTEMNYWPAEITNLSELADPVMKLTEELALTGKSIAKEHYNLNGWVAHHNTDIWRGAAPINNANHGIWPTGGAWLCQNLWWHYQFSGDKDFLATRAYPVLKSASEFFVDYLVPDPGNPEWLVSGPSNSPENGGLVMAPTMDHQIIRNLFSNTIEAAELLAVDKDFVEKLKEKRAKIAPNQIGQYGQLQEWLVDIDDPKNEHRHVSHLWGLHPGNEIHPLTTPELAEACKVTLSHRGDEGTGWSRAWKINFWARLLDGDHAFIILKNLILPARTPKLNTDRGGLYNNLFDAHPPFQIDGNFGATSGIAEMLVQSHLRDASGDFYLDILPALPNALPNGTISGLKGRGGFEISLVWKEGQLLKVEVRSLLGNKLNLRYQGKLISQATEANTTYSFSATDF; via the coding sequence ATGAACAAGCTTTGCTCTTTCGGCCTACTATTTCTTTTTCTAATGCTATTCGCATGTCAAAAAACTACTTCAAATAAAAAACCATTGGATACTTCGTTGGTATTGTGGTACAATAATCCGGCAAACGATTGGACCGAGGCACTTCCTGTTGGCAACGGACGATTGGGTGCCATGGTTTACGGAAATACATCCGATGAACTTATTCAGTTTAACGAAGAAACCTTATGGACCGGGCAACCCCATGATTATGCCCATGAAGGTGCCAGCAAGTATTTTGCAAAACTTCGCGAACTCCTTTGGGCCGGCAAACAAGACGAAGCTGAAGAACTGGGAAATGCCGAATTTATGTCGCAACCACTGGGCCAACTTAACTACCAGCCATTTGGCAACATCCTACTCTCCTTCCCCAATCACGAGAACAGTAGCAATTACACACGAAAGTTAAATTTAGAAGACGCCATTACCAGCGTATCATACACCGTTAACGAGGTTGCTTATAAAAGAGAAATTTTCGCATCAAATCCAGATCAGGCAATTATTGTTCACCTGGAAGCTTCGGAGAGCGAAGCACTGGAATTTAGCGTTGGGCTAAACTCGCCTCATTCTGATTTTGAGATCAGTACCGAAGATAACACGGTAGTTTTAAAAGGCAAAGCCAACAACTATCCCAAAGAAAAAATAAGAGCTGGTGGAAACTACCCTGAAAGTAAAATTCGTTTTGAAGCATGTTTAAAAATTGTTGCCGAAGGCGCACAAATCACACAGGAAAACAATAAACTTAAGGTAGAAAATGCGAGCAATGCCACACTAATACTGGTTGGAGCCACCAATTTTGTCAACTACCAGGACATTAGTGCCGATCCCTCAGAACGTTGCAATAACTACCTTAAAGCACTGGACGGAAAATCATATCACACACTAAAAGAGGCTCACCTTGCCGATTATAAAAATCTTTTTAGCAGGGTTCATATTGATTTGGGTTCAGGCGAATTATCCAATCGACCAACAAACGAGCGCTTAGCCACTTTTAGCGAGGACAACGACCCAAGTTTAGTCGCACTTTTATTTCAATATGGTCGCTACCTGCTTATTTCTTCTTCCCGCGAAGGAACCCAACCTGCAAATTTACAAGGGATATGGAATGCCGAATTAGCGCCATCGTGGGACAGTAAATACACCATAAACATAAATACCGAAATGAACTACTGGCCGGCAGAAATAACTAACCTTTCGGAACTGGCCGATCCGGTTATGAAATTAACAGAAGAACTGGCTTTAACCGGCAAAAGCATAGCAAAAGAACATTACAATTTAAATGGCTGGGTGGCACACCACAATACCGACATTTGGCGCGGTGCTGCCCCAATTAACAATGCCAACCATGGCATTTGGCCTACTGGAGGCGCGTGGTTATGTCAAAACCTGTGGTGGCATTATCAGTTTTCGGGCGATAAAGATTTTCTGGCAACCCGAGCCTACCCGGTATTGAAATCAGCATCAGAATTTTTTGTTGACTACCTTGTTCCCGACCCGGGCAACCCCGAGTGGCTGGTAAGCGGCCCCAGTAACAGCCCCGAAAACGGTGGCCTCGTTATGGCCCCAACCATGGACCATCAAATTATTAGAAACCTTTTTTCCAACACGATTGAAGCGGCAGAACTACTGGCTGTTGACAAAGATTTTGTGGAAAAGCTAAAAGAAAAACGAGCTAAAATTGCACCCAACCAAATAGGACAGTACGGCCAGTTACAGGAGTGGCTGGTTGATATTGACGACCCGAAAAATGAGCATCGCCATGTGTCGCATCTATGGGGGCTCCATCCCGGAAACGAAATACACCCACTAACAACACCAGAACTGGCTGAAGCCTGTAAAGTAACACTTTCGCATCGTGGCGATGAAGGCACCGGTTGGTCGCGTGCATGGAAAATAAACTTCTGGGCCCGACTGCTTGATGGCGACCATGCCTTTATAATCCTTAAAAATCTGATTTTACCTGCCCGAACACCCAAATTAAACACAGACCGCGGTGGCTTGTACAACAATTTGTTCGACGCTCATCCGCCCTTCCAAATCGATGGTAATTTTGGTGCAACATCGGGCATTGCCGAAATGTTGGTGCAATCGCATTTACGCGACGCTAGCGGCGATTTCTATCTTGACATACTCCCGGCACTGCCAAACGCGCTTCCAAATGGTACTATTTCAGGCCTGAAAGGTCGGGGTGGTTTCGAGATCTCATTGGTATGGAAAGAAGGACAACTGTTAAAAGTTGAGGTGCGCTCTTTACTGGGAAATAAACTTAACCTCCGATACCAGGGCAAACTTATTTCGCAGGCAACAGAAGCCAACACTACTTATTCTTTTTCGGCAACAGATTTTTAA
- a CDS encoding Gfo/Idh/MocA family oxidoreductase yields the protein MTIQSTPVFNIAILGCGKVAHLHAQAIKNLGNARLAGVWSRSEETANTFAKQYNTKAYEKIDELIRKENIKLAIVCTPHPFHVKPTIEAANAGAHILVEKPLASTLEDCDKMITACKHSVVKLGVVSQRRWYEPVKRVKNAIVAGKIGKPVFGTVNMLGWRDKTYYDSDPWRGTWRMEGGGVLVNQAPHQLDILLWYMGEIDEVYAIWKNLNHPYIEVEDTALALVKFKSGAMGNIVVSNSQKPGIYGKVQVHGENGASVGVQTDGGAMFIAGMSGIAEPPVNDLWSIPGEEHLLKKWQAQDTQFFEKIDATVYFMERQIEDFLTAIYKEKQPLVTGTEGRKTVELFTAIYRSNRDNLPVKFPLKPEENDDMDGRLR from the coding sequence ATGACGATTCAATCAACACCTGTTTTCAATATTGCAATTTTAGGATGTGGCAAAGTGGCACACCTGCATGCACAGGCAATTAAAAATTTAGGAAACGCCAGGCTGGCAGGCGTTTGGAGCCGTTCGGAAGAAACAGCCAATACATTTGCAAAACAATACAACACAAAGGCTTACGAAAAAATTGATGAACTTATTCGCAAAGAAAATATTAAACTGGCTATTGTTTGTACACCTCACCCTTTTCATGTAAAACCAACTATCGAAGCTGCCAACGCCGGCGCACACATTTTGGTTGAAAAACCATTGGCCTCGACACTGGAGGATTGCGATAAAATGATTACAGCCTGCAAACACTCGGTGGTAAAACTGGGAGTAGTTAGTCAGCGACGATGGTACGAACCCGTAAAAAGGGTAAAAAACGCTATTGTTGCAGGAAAAATTGGCAAACCTGTTTTTGGCACTGTGAATATGCTGGGTTGGCGCGACAAAACCTATTATGATTCCGACCCCTGGCGAGGCACCTGGCGCATGGAAGGTGGTGGGGTATTAGTAAACCAGGCACCCCACCAACTCGATATTCTGCTTTGGTACATGGGTGAAATTGATGAAGTTTATGCCATTTGGAAAAACCTGAACCACCCTTATATTGAAGTGGAAGATACTGCCCTTGCATTAGTCAAATTTAAAAGTGGGGCAATGGGAAATATTGTTGTTAGCAATTCGCAAAAACCAGGCATTTACGGCAAGGTGCAGGTACACGGTGAAAATGGGGCATCAGTTGGCGTACAAACCGATGGTGGGGCAATGTTTATTGCAGGCATGTCGGGGATAGCCGAACCTCCGGTTAACGATTTGTGGTCGATACCCGGCGAAGAGCACTTACTTAAAAAATGGCAAGCACAGGATACTCAATTTTTTGAGAAAATTGATGCAACCGTATATTTTATGGAACGCCAGATTGAGGATTTCCTTACGGCAATTTACAAAGAAAAACAACCATTGGTTACCGGAACCGAAGGACGTAAAACAGTTGAATTATTTACCGCAATCTACCGTTCAAACCGAGATAATCTGCCGGTAAAATTTCCGTTAAAACCCGAAGAAAATGACGACATGGATGGAAGATTACGTTAA
- the rnr gene encoding ribonuclease R, translating to MVRKKKNKLRKKKRTGTYNKKKLKNAILSSLYENPGKTVNYRQLSGSLGIKDPETRKLINVVLQELADDGYLDQISRGKFKLKARTGKVTGIVEMQPQGFAYVISDELEHPVVISSRNLKHAMEGDKVRIHVYARRKKHDLEGEVTEILERAKSIFVGTVQTTRNFAFLVPAGKVGFDIFIPKEKLNGAKDGQKAIAEIKDWPPNARSPFGEIIEVLGDTGDNDAEMHAILAEFELPHKFPRNVDKAAEKIPLEIPEEEIKTRRDMRKTTTFTIDPADAKDFDDALSLKKLNNGNWEVGVHIADVTHYVRPNTIIESEAQDRATSVYLVDRVVPMLPERLSNGVCSLRPNEDKLCFSAVFEITPEAVVKKQWFGKTVIHSDRRFTYEEAQDIIETGKGDFDAEILTLNQLAKQLRDQRFGNGSIAFERVEMKFDIDEKGKPLTVSFKEAKDSNHLIEEFMLLANKKVAEFIGKVPEKKTAKTFVYRIHDKPDPDKLVSFNTFIQRFGHGIQLTTPRAISTSLNKLLNEVKGKSEQNVVETLAIRSMAKAEYSTRNIGHYGLSFDYYTHFTSPIRRYPDMMVHRLLEKYLNGARSVNEQKYEGLCKHSSDMEAKAANAERASIKYKQVEFMQDHIGKSYPGTISGVTDWGIYVELENKIEGMIPIAQMDDDFYIFDEKNYALVGRHSNKSFQLGEKINVQVWRTNLERKQLDFRLAEQAEYKNFE from the coding sequence ATGGTCAGAAAGAAAAAAAACAAACTGCGCAAAAAGAAACGCACCGGAACCTACAACAAGAAAAAACTTAAAAACGCCATATTATCCTCCTTATACGAGAATCCGGGTAAAACGGTAAACTATCGCCAGCTTTCGGGCTCGCTGGGTATTAAAGATCCTGAAACCCGCAAGCTAATTAATGTTGTTTTACAGGAACTGGCCGACGATGGCTACCTCGATCAGATTTCGAGAGGCAAATTTAAACTCAAAGCCCGAACCGGAAAAGTTACCGGTATTGTTGAAATGCAGCCCCAGGGTTTTGCGTATGTTATCAGCGACGAATTGGAGCATCCGGTTGTTATTTCGTCGCGCAACCTAAAACATGCCATGGAAGGCGATAAAGTTCGTATTCATGTTTATGCACGACGCAAAAAACACGACCTTGAAGGCGAAGTAACTGAAATACTTGAACGGGCAAAATCTATTTTTGTAGGCACCGTACAAACCACTCGCAATTTTGCGTTTTTAGTACCTGCCGGAAAAGTTGGTTTTGATATTTTTATTCCAAAAGAAAAACTAAACGGCGCAAAAGACGGGCAAAAAGCCATTGCTGAAATTAAAGACTGGCCACCCAATGCCCGCAGCCCCTTTGGCGAAATTATTGAAGTACTGGGCGATACCGGAGATAACGATGCTGAAATGCACGCCATACTTGCCGAGTTTGAACTGCCTCATAAATTCCCGAGAAATGTTGATAAAGCTGCCGAAAAAATTCCGTTGGAAATTCCGGAAGAAGAAATTAAAACCCGCCGCGATATGCGTAAAACCACCACGTTTACCATCGATCCGGCTGATGCAAAAGATTTTGACGATGCCTTGTCGTTAAAAAAACTGAATAACGGCAATTGGGAGGTAGGTGTGCACATTGCCGATGTTACCCACTACGTACGGCCCAACACCATAATTGAATCGGAAGCACAGGATCGGGCCACATCAGTTTACCTGGTTGACAGGGTTGTTCCAATGCTCCCCGAGCGACTATCGAATGGTGTATGTTCGCTGCGTCCCAACGAAGACAAATTATGTTTCTCGGCTGTTTTTGAAATAACACCCGAAGCGGTGGTAAAAAAACAATGGTTTGGGAAAACCGTTATTCACTCCGACCGAAGATTTACCTACGAAGAGGCACAGGATATTATTGAAACCGGAAAAGGGGATTTCGATGCCGAAATATTAACACTTAACCAACTGGCCAAGCAGCTTCGCGATCAGCGATTTGGAAACGGATCAATTGCTTTTGAACGCGTTGAAATGAAATTTGATATTGACGAAAAAGGCAAACCACTTACCGTTTCGTTTAAAGAAGCCAAAGACTCCAATCATCTGATTGAAGAATTTATGTTATTGGCGAACAAAAAAGTGGCCGAGTTTATTGGCAAGGTACCCGAAAAGAAAACTGCCAAAACTTTTGTTTACCGTATTCACGATAAACCTGATCCGGATAAACTGGTTTCATTCAACACCTTTATTCAGCGTTTTGGGCACGGCATACAGCTCACTACACCCCGGGCAATTTCCACCTCGCTCAATAAATTATTAAACGAAGTAAAAGGAAAAAGCGAACAAAATGTGGTGGAAACACTGGCCATCCGCTCCATGGCCAAAGCAGAGTATTCAACACGAAACATTGGCCATTACGGTTTATCGTTCGACTATTACACACATTTCACCTCTCCTATTCGTCGTTACCCCGATATGATGGTGCATCGCTTATTGGAGAAATACTTAAACGGAGCGCGGTCGGTTAACGAGCAAAAATACGAAGGCTTGTGCAAACATTCATCCGATATGGAAGCCAAAGCTGCCAATGCCGAACGAGCTTCAATTAAATACAAACAAGTGGAATTTATGCAAGACCACATTGGCAAAAGCTACCCCGGAACCATCTCGGGAGTTACCGATTGGGGTATTTATGTTGAGCTGGAGAACAAAATTGAAGGAATGATACCCATTGCCCAAATGGACGATGACTTCTACATTTTTGATGAAAAAAATTATGCCCTCGTTGGACGTCACTCGAATAAAAGTTTTCAGCTGGGCGAAAAAATAAATGTACAGGTTTGGCGCACTAATCTCGAGCGAAAACAACTTGATTTCAGACTGGCCGAACAAGCAGAATATAAGAATTTCGAATAA
- a CDS encoding TetR/AcrR family transcriptional regulator — MQNSAETANKKDMNRENILKIARDIFSKYGYKKTTLDDIANAVRKGKSSLYYYFKSKEDLFQAVIMKEVEILAHELEIVINRNTDPVDKLRDYILTKMATFRNLANFYHAIENDVTAVGFIDEVKLKYEQDEIRMIKRILIEGVRKNEFEIYDFNLAAIGITTAIKGLEMPLAAGNYSDVNLERSVDIILKIMCYGIMKR, encoded by the coding sequence ATGCAAAATTCAGCGGAAACTGCGAATAAAAAGGATATGAACAGAGAAAATATCCTGAAGATTGCCCGTGATATTTTCAGCAAATACGGCTACAAAAAAACCACCCTCGATGATATTGCCAACGCCGTTAGAAAAGGAAAAAGCTCGCTTTATTATTATTTCAAAAGTAAAGAAGACCTTTTTCAGGCTGTAATAATGAAAGAGGTTGAGATTTTAGCACACGAACTGGAAATTGTGATCAACAGAAACACCGATCCGGTTGATAAGCTGCGTGACTATATATTAACCAAAATGGCCACTTTCAGAAATCTTGCGAACTTCTATCATGCCATTGAAAACGATGTTACTGCCGTTGGTTTTATTGATGAAGTAAAACTAAAATACGAGCAGGATGAAATCCGCATGATTAAAAGAATTCTAATTGAAGGAGTTCGTAAAAATGAATTTGAAATTTACGACTTTAACCTGGCAGCTATTGGTATAACCACCGCAATTAAAGGATTGGAGATGCCGCTGGCAGCAGGAAACTACAGTGATGTAAATCTGGAACGCAGTGTTGATATTATTCTTAAAATTATGTGTTACGGAATTATGAAAAGGTAG
- a CDS encoding family 10 glycosylhydrolase, with amino-acid sequence MRKFLFLFTCCSILSVILCAQPKYEFRAVWVATVVNIDWPSKPGLSTEAQKREITDILNLHESLGMNAIILQIRPAADAFYHSELEPWSRYLTGTQGQAPQPYYDPLSFWISECHKRGMELHAWLNPYRVAQKFTDPLSTTHIAFKHPDWILKYGERLYFDPGLPQARNFVTRVVQDIVKRYDVDAIHFDDYFYPYPLKEEFPDSTSFKLYNRGFTAEQKADWRRENVDITIKMLNDSIKAIKPWVKFGISPFGVWRNKSDDPRGSDTKAGSTNYDHLYANIIKWQKEGWIDYTLPQLYWHIGHPAVDFKLLANWWKNHAYGRAMYIGQAPYKVSAKSSTPEWTEADQLPKQIQILRAIPEIQGSSFYSSKWFKGDLLNFQDSLRLNYYKSKALVPPMPWIDSKAPAPLVRIKKSGRKLKWSPACTENEMDKAWQYILYLTEAGEDFDKNSSENIYEITKEQSIKFDRINRKKKKYELRISVLDRLNNESALSAPIKIKR; translated from the coding sequence ATGAGAAAATTTCTATTCCTTTTTACATGCTGCTCAATTCTTTCAGTAATCCTATGTGCACAACCTAAATACGAGTTCAGAGCTGTTTGGGTTGCAACTGTGGTAAATATCGACTGGCCATCGAAACCAGGATTGAGTACCGAAGCTCAAAAAAGAGAGATTACCGATATTTTAAATTTACATGAAAGTTTAGGCATGAATGCCATAATTCTACAAATTCGGCCGGCAGCCGATGCCTTTTACCATTCGGAATTGGAGCCTTGGTCGCGTTACCTTACCGGCACCCAGGGCCAGGCACCTCAACCTTATTACGATCCCTTAAGTTTTTGGATTAGCGAATGCCATAAACGCGGAATGGAATTACATGCCTGGCTAAATCCCTACCGGGTTGCTCAGAAATTTACTGACCCCCTCTCAACAACCCACATTGCTTTTAAGCACCCTGACTGGATTTTAAAATACGGCGAACGTTTGTATTTCGACCCAGGCTTACCGCAGGCAAGAAACTTTGTTACCCGCGTGGTGCAGGATATTGTTAAGCGTTATGATGTAGATGCCATTCATTTTGATGATTATTTTTACCCTTATCCGTTAAAAGAAGAATTTCCCGACTCCACATCTTTTAAGCTGTATAACAGAGGATTTACAGCAGAACAAAAAGCCGACTGGAGACGCGAAAATGTTGACATTACCATAAAAATGCTGAACGATTCGATTAAAGCAATTAAGCCCTGGGTGAAATTTGGAATCAGTCCTTTTGGTGTTTGGCGGAACAAATCAGACGATCCGCGGGGCTCCGACACCAAAGCCGGATCCACCAATTACGACCATTTATATGCCAACATTATTAAATGGCAAAAAGAAGGTTGGATTGATTATACGCTACCACAACTGTACTGGCATATTGGCCATCCGGCCGTAGATTTTAAACTACTTGCCAACTGGTGGAAAAACCATGCCTACGGTCGCGCAATGTATATCGGACAGGCACCATACAAAGTTAGCGCTAAATCAAGTACTCCCGAATGGACCGAAGCTGATCAACTGCCTAAACAAATTCAGATTTTAAGAGCGATTCCTGAAATTCAAGGCTCATCGTTTTACAGCAGCAAATGGTTTAAGGGCGATTTGCTTAATTTTCAAGACAGTTTACGATTGAACTATTATAAAAGCAAGGCACTTGTTCCGCCCATGCCCTGGATAGATAGTAAAGCTCCTGCACCACTGGTTCGGATAAAAAAATCGGGAAGAAAACTAAAATGGTCACCGGCTTGTACCGAAAACGAAATGGATAAAGCCTGGCAATACATTTTATACCTAACTGAAGCAGGAGAGGATTTTGATAAAAACAGTAGCGAAAATATTTATGAAATAACCAAAGAGCAAAGTATTAAGTTCGACAGGATTAACCGAAAAAAGAAAAAATACGAGCTTCGTATTTCTGTTCTCGATCGCCTAAATAATGAAAGTGCATTGTCGGCTCCAATCAAAATCAAGCGCTGA
- a CDS encoding galactitol-1-phosphate 5-dehydrogenase, with amino-acid sequence MKALVLDQYMELNYRDFPDPEITPDEVLVKVKACGICGSDVHGMDGSTGRRRPPIIMGHEASGEIVKLGNKVKSWRVGDRVTFDSTIYPLDDWFTLQGHYNLSNNRKVLGVSPKEYRQHGAFAELVAVPAHILYQLPHTVSFEQAAFVEPVAVAAHALNTSHIKTGQSAVVVGTGMVGTFVVKLLEIAGAYPIIAIDKDEQKLKMASEYGATHLFKPDEKELFNQIQQLTKGRGADYGFEVVGMNNTVNTCIASLRRGGTAVLIGNVSPEVTLPLQKIVTSEIAVLGSCAINGEYELVLDLMASGKISVDKMISAIAPLSEGADWFKRLYNKETGLNKVILQP; translated from the coding sequence ATGAAAGCACTTGTACTCGACCAATATATGGAATTAAATTACCGCGATTTTCCTGATCCGGAAATTACGCCTGATGAAGTACTTGTTAAAGTAAAAGCCTGCGGTATTTGTGGCAGCGATGTACATGGCATGGATGGAAGCACAGGCCGACGACGCCCACCAATAATTATGGGGCATGAAGCATCAGGAGAAATTGTAAAACTGGGGAACAAGGTTAAAAGCTGGCGCGTTGGCGACCGTGTTACCTTCGACTCAACCATTTACCCACTAGATGATTGGTTTACCCTGCAAGGACACTACAATTTAAGCAACAATAGAAAAGTATTAGGGGTTTCGCCAAAGGAATACCGGCAACACGGCGCCTTTGCCGAACTGGTAGCAGTTCCGGCTCATATTTTATACCAGCTACCGCATACAGTTTCGTTTGAACAGGCAGCATTTGTTGAACCGGTGGCTGTTGCTGCCCATGCCTTAAATACCTCGCACATTAAAACAGGGCAAAGTGCAGTGGTTGTTGGCACCGGAATGGTAGGTACTTTTGTAGTGAAATTACTTGAAATTGCCGGCGCTTATCCGATTATTGCCATTGATAAAGATGAGCAAAAACTAAAAATGGCTTCCGAATATGGTGCCACGCATCTGTTTAAACCTGATGAGAAAGAGCTTTTTAACCAGATACAGCAACTTACAAAAGGTCGTGGAGCAGATTATGGTTTCGAAGTGGTAGGGATGAACAATACAGTAAATACCTGCATTGCAAGTTTGCGTAGAGGAGGCACGGCGGTCTTAATCGGAAATGTATCGCCAGAGGTAACGCTACCGCTGCAAAAAATAGTAACCAGCGAAATAGCTGTTTTAGGTAGTTGTGCCATAAATGGAGAGTACGAGCTGGTACTGGATCTAATGGCCTCCGGAAAAATTTCTGTCGATAAAATGATTTCTGCAATTGCCCCTCTTTCTGAAGGAGCAGATTGGTTTAAACGACTTTACAACAAAGAGACAGGATTAAACAAAGTAATACTACAACCATGA
- a CDS encoding SOS response-associated peptidase, whose product MSSWLFCLSLLSRRTFTGNIRFLIMCYDIKTKVEAALKRARHYGNQEAVQMLIEQFRPFLEEELFHVSGFQHPKLLIYTSENYKLPVVASWGLIPYWVKNEQQQLDIWNKTINARGESIFEKPSFRTSAKSKRCLVYIDGFFEHHHFAGKTYPFYIQRVDGEPIVLGGLWDEWTNKDTGEVVNSFTIVTTKANNLMQKIHNNPKLKEARMPLILSEEDADRWLNESADVAKKIIVPAPEGLLKAHTVRRLRGKNAVGNSPEAVEEFIYPELKFSA is encoded by the coding sequence ATGTCTTCGTGGCTTTTTTGCTTAAGTTTGTTAAGCCGCAGAACATTTACAGGCAATATTCGTTTTTTGATTATGTGCTACGATATAAAAACTAAAGTTGAAGCAGCACTTAAGCGTGCCCGTCATTATGGCAACCAGGAGGCTGTTCAAATGCTTATCGAGCAGTTTCGTCCTTTTCTGGAGGAAGAGTTATTTCACGTCTCTGGATTTCAGCATCCGAAATTGCTGATATATACCAGCGAGAATTATAAACTACCTGTTGTTGCCAGTTGGGGGCTTATTCCGTACTGGGTAAAAAACGAGCAACAGCAACTTGATATCTGGAACAAGACAATTAATGCCCGGGGTGAGAGTATTTTTGAGAAACCTTCCTTTCGCACTTCGGCAAAATCAAAACGTTGCCTGGTATATATCGATGGTTTTTTCGAACATCATCATTTTGCAGGAAAGACCTATCCATTTTATATTCAGCGGGTTGATGGAGAACCCATTGTGTTAGGTGGACTTTGGGATGAGTGGACAAATAAGGACACCGGTGAAGTAGTAAATTCGTTTACCATTGTTACAACAAAAGCGAATAATTTAATGCAAAAAATCCATAATAATCCTAAACTAAAAGAAGCACGAATGCCACTTATTCTTTCCGAAGAAGATGCTGACCGTTGGCTAAATGAATCAGCAGATGTAGCTAAAAAAATAATTGTACCCGCCCCCGAAGGATTGCTAAAGGCCCACACCGTGCGCCGGCTAAGGGGAAAAAATGCAGTTGGCAACTCACCTGAAGCTGTTGAGGAATTTATTTATCCGGAGCTTAAATTCAGCGCTTGA
- a CDS encoding NAD-dependent epimerase/dehydratase family protein, producing the protein MIFVTGGTGLVGAHLLFELCKAGENVRALKRSTSNLSQVLKTFNYYASNARELFDCIEWVDGDILDYYSLEKLLKGVTQIYHCAAIVSFETKERQRMISNNVEGTANLVNAAIENNVEKLCHVSSIAALGKLQNGNFVTEETNWVPSKKNSGYLESKFFSEAEIWRGIEEGLDAVIVNPSIILGPANWESGSAKIFKTVSDGMKFYTKGVTGFVDVFDVVRPMIQLMHESNFEKCKNQRYILSAENLSYQNVFTQIAVAMQKTAPTVWATDWLLSLVWRAAKVASIFTGKPSLITREAATGRNEVNNFDGSKITRQIGYSYRPVGESIKQTAAFLAADIETEA; encoded by the coding sequence ATGATTTTTGTAACAGGTGGTACGGGATTGGTTGGAGCACATTTGCTTTTTGAATTATGCAAAGCAGGAGAAAATGTGAGAGCCTTAAAGCGTAGTACAAGCAATTTAAGCCAGGTGCTAAAAACCTTTAATTACTATGCTTCCAATGCCCGGGAATTGTTTGATTGTATTGAGTGGGTAGATGGCGACATTCTTGACTACTATTCGCTTGAGAAATTGTTAAAAGGCGTAACCCAAATATACCACTGTGCTGCAATTGTATCGTTTGAAACCAAAGAGCGGCAACGTATGATTTCAAACAATGTTGAAGGTACTGCAAACCTGGTTAACGCCGCTATTGAAAATAATGTTGAAAAGCTTTGCCATGTGAGTTCGATTGCAGCCCTTGGTAAACTGCAGAATGGTAATTTTGTTACGGAAGAAACCAACTGGGTGCCTTCAAAAAAGAACTCGGGCTATTTAGAAAGTAAATTTTTCTCGGAGGCAGAAATCTGGCGTGGTATTGAAGAAGGGCTTGATGCTGTTATTGTCAATCCTTCTATAATTCTTGGTCCGGCCAATTGGGAAAGCGGTAGTGCAAAAATTTTTAAAACCGTTTCCGACGGGATGAAATTTTATACCAAAGGTGTTACCGGTTTTGTTGACGTATTTGATGTGGTTCGACCCATGATACAGTTAATGCACGAGAGCAATTTTGAAAAGTGCAAAAATCAGCGCTATATTCTGAGTGCCGAAAATTTAAGCTATCAGAATGTGTTTACTCAAATAGCTGTAGCTATGCAAAAAACAGCACCAACAGTATGGGCAACCGATTGGTTGCTGAGTTTGGTGTGGCGGGCAGCAAAAGTAGCCAGTATTTTTACCGGGAAACCATCGTTAATAACACGCGAGGCGGCCACCGGCAGAAACGAAGTGAACAATTTTGACGGATCGAAGATTACACGCCAAATCGGTTACAGTTACCGGCCTGTTGGCGAGTCGATAAAACAAACTGCAGCTTTTTTGGCAGCGGATATTGAAACAGAAGCATAA